One genomic region from Bufo bufo chromosome 3, aBufBuf1.1, whole genome shotgun sequence encodes:
- the LOC120994183 gene encoding sarcolipin-like codes for MERSTQELFLNFMIVLITVLLMWLLVKSYIE; via the coding sequence ATGGAACGATCCACACAAGAGCTCTTCCTCAACTTCATGATCGTGTTGATCACCGTGCTGTTGATGTGGCTTCTGGTCAAGTCTTACATAGAATAA